From Taeniopygia guttata chromosome 29, bTaeGut7.mat, whole genome shotgun sequence, a single genomic window includes:
- the ANKRD33 gene encoding photoreceptor ankyrin repeat protein, translated as MVACSKGFVDIVPLLQKCPYININQQDNDGNTALMMAAQAGHVTIVNYLLNYYPALQLERRDPRGLTALMKAALQGRQDCVAALLLAGADLQAVDAIKGKTAKEWATFTGRFETTARIRSLLRRPRAEQFTARYRPEWPALAQLVAKALSPKSRSKRVLEKIRSFFTFSIPRDPEEDGVLDHMVRMTTALASPFVATACQTVCPDSPPEVGKRRLSVPEILGQRVSETEEEPESSSRPGSGGSSYSGGSSYSGGSSCSGGSSSSGGSSCSGGSELRRPPGRLLSLLPLWLRRGNSVCPGEPVPKIRVSKASGSSAGERKPRVKDKHLLQPPQWRYKVLKEEKKAAEQAKTGEKKKKKKKKG; from the exons ATGGTGGCCTGCTCCAAGGGCTTCGTGGACATCGTGCCGCTGCTGCAGAAGTGTCCCTACATCAACATCAACCAGCAGGACAACGATGGCAACACGGCCCTCATGATGGCAGCCCAGGCAG GGCACGTCACCATCGTGAACTACCTGCTGAACTATTACCCCGCGCTGCAGCTGGAGCGGCGCGACCCCCGCGGGCTGACAGCGCTGATGAAGGCGGCGCTGCAGGGGCGGCAGGACTGCGTGGCTGCGCTGCTGCTGGCGG gagctgaCCTGCAGGCCGTGGATGCCATCAAGGGGAAGACAGCCAAGGAATGGGCGACTTTCACCGGCCGCTTCGAGACCACCGCGCGCATCCGGAGCCTCCTGCGGCGCCCGCGCGCCGAGCAGTTCACGGCCCGCTACCGGCCCGAGTGGCCggccctggcccagctggtgGCCAAAGCCCTGAGCCCCAAATCCAGGAGCAAGAGGGTGTTGGAGAAGATCCGATCCTTTTTCACCTTCAGCATCCCCCGCGACCCCGAGGAGGACGGCGTGCTGGACCACATGGTGAGGATGACCACGGCCCTCGCCAGCCCTTTCGTGGCCACCGCTTGCCAAACCGTCTGCCCCGACAGCCCGCCCGAGGTGGGCAAGCGCCGGCTGTCGGTGCCCGAGATCCTCGGGCAGCGCGTGTCGGAGACGGAGGAAGAACCGGAGTCATCCTCACGACCCGGCTCGGGGGGATCCTCCTACTCTGGGGGATCCTCCTACTCGGGGGGatcctcctgctctgggggatcctccagctctgggggaTCCTCCTGCTCGGGGGGATCCGAGCTCCGGCGACCGCCCGGCCGCCTGCTGAGCCTCCTGCCGCTGTGGCTGCGGCGGGGGAACAGCGTCTGCCCCGGGGAGCCCGTCCCCAAAATCAGGGTGAGCAAAGCCTCCGGCTCGTCTGCCGGCGAGAGGAAGCCCCGCGTGAAGGACAAGCACCTCCTGCAGCCGCCCCAGTGGAGGTACAAGGTgctgaaggaggagaagaaagcgGCCGAGCAGGCCAAGACcggggagaagaagaagaaaaagaaaaagaaaggttaa
- the ACVRL1 gene encoding activin receptor type-1-like isoform X2, protein MLEQDLRGKEEELGLRSLAELPWMMPCGAGGRAVLALMTLSLGLAAEDLLCACDVPHCSQPNCTGQVCFVSKRKEEGTITQHRGCFSQNVLEHCHASVTEHYGTRCCNFHMCNAELEIFLQGEDALVKTPSLPNLLLLIFVPLLSLLILAALAALFCWKVARHRHKHSDFGDTDLMLKASMMGDSTLEDLLNDDCTTGSGSGLPFLVQRTVARQITLMECVGKGRYGEVWRGVWHGESVAVKIFSSRDEQSWFRETEIYNTVLLRHDNILGFIASDMTSRNSSTQLWLITHYHENGSLYDYLQRTALDVDTCLGLASSIICGLVHLHVEIFGTQGKPAIAHRDLKSRNILVKSNRQCCIADLGLAVMHSQGSDYLDIGNNPRVGTKRYMAPEVLSEQIRTDCFESYKKTDIWAYGLVLWEITRRTAVNGTVEEYRPPFFDAVPSDPSFEDMKKVVCVDQQTPVIPGRLFCDPVLSVLAKVMKECWYQSPSARLTALRIKKTLKKLSNSVEKPKLEQ, encoded by the exons ATGCTGGAG CAGGACCTGcgggggaaggaggaagagctgggatTGAGGAGCCTGGCCGAGCTGCCCTG GATGATGCCGTGTGGCGCTGGTGGCCGGGCGGTGCTGGCACTGATGACCCTGTCCCTCGGCCTCGCCGCCG AGGATCTGCTGTGTGCCTGCGACGTGCCCCACTGCAGCCAGCCCAACTGCACGGGCCAGGTGTGCTTCGTCAGCaagaggaaggaggagggcACCATCACCCAGCACCGGGGCTGCTTCTCCCAGAACGTTCTGGAGCACTGCCACGCGTCCGTCACGGAGCACTACGGCACCAGGTGCTGCAACTTCCACATGTGCAACGCCGAGCTGGAGATCTTCCTGCAAG GTGAAGATGCCCTGGTGAAGACGCCTTCCCTACCCAACCTCCTCCTGCTGATCTTCGtccccctgctctccctcctcatcctcgCGGCGCTCGCGGCGCTCTTCTGCTGGAAGGTGGCGCGGCACCGCCACAAGCACAGTGACTTCGGGGACACCGACCTCATGCTGAAGGCGTCCATGATGGGAGACAGCACCTTAGAG GACCTGCTGAACGACGATTGCACCACGGGCAGCGGTTCCGGGCTGCCTTTCCTTGTCCAGAGGACGGTGGCTCGGCAGATCACCCTCATGGAGTGCGTGG GCAAAGGGCGCTACGGCGAGGTGTGGCGAGGCGTGTGGCACGGGGAGAGCGTGGCCGTGAAGATCTTCTCCTCCCGCGACGAGCAGTCGTGGTTCCGCGAGACGGAGATCTACAACACCGTCCTCCTCCGGCACGACAACATCCTGG GTTTCATCGCCTCTGACATGACGTCCAGGAACTCCAGCACGCAGCTCTGGCTCATCACCCACTACCACGAGAACGGCTCCCTCTACGACTACCTGCAGAGGACGGCCCTGGATGTGGACACCTGCCTGGGCTTGGCCTCCTCCATCATCTGTGGCCTCGTCCACCTCCACGTGGAGATTTTTGGCACGCAGGGCAAGCCTGCCATCGCCCACCGTGACCTGAAGAGCAGGAACATCCTGGTGAAGAGCAACCGGCAGTGCTGCATCGCAGACCTGG GGCTGGCCGTCATGCACTCCCAGGGCAGCGACTACCTGGACATTGGCAACAACCCCCGGGTGGGCACCAAGCGCTACATGGCCCCGGAGGTGCTGAGCGAGCAGATCCGCACCGACTGCTTCGAGTCCTACAAGAAGACGGACATCTGGGCGTACGGGCTGGTGCTCTGGGAGATCACCCGCCGCACGGCGGTGAACG GAACGGTGGAGGAGTACCGGCCGCCCTTCTTCGACGCCGTGCCCAGCGACCCCAGCTTCGAGGACATGAAGAAGGTGGTGTGCGTGGACCAGCAGACCCCCGTAATCCCCGGCCGCCTCTTCTGCGACCCG GTTCTGTCGGTGCTGGCGAAGGTCATGAAGGAGTGTTGGTACCAGAGCCCCTCGGCCCGTCTCACCGCCCTGCGCATTAAAAAGACCTTGAAGAAGCTGAGCAATTCCGTCGAGAAACCAAAACTGGAGCAGTGA
- the ACVRL1 gene encoding activin receptor type-1-like isoform X3: MMPCGAGGRAVLALMTLSLGLAAEDLLCACDVPHCSQPNCTGQVCFVSKRKEEGTITQHRGCFSQNVLEHCHASVTEHYGTRCCNFHMCNAELEIFLQGEDALVKTPSLPNLLLLIFVPLLSLLILAALAALFCWKVARHRHKHSDFGDTDLMLKASMMGDSTLEDLLNDDCTTGSGSGLPFLVQRTVARQITLMECVGKGRYGEVWRGVWHGESVAVKIFSSRDEQSWFRETEIYNTVLLRHDNILGFIASDMTSRNSSTQLWLITHYHENGSLYDYLQRTALDVDTCLGLASSIICGLVHLHVEIFGTQGKPAIAHRDLKSRNILVKSNRQCCIADLGLAVMHSQGSDYLDIGNNPRVGTKRYMAPEVLSEQIRTDCFESYKKTDIWAYGLVLWEITRRTAVNGTVEEYRPPFFDAVPSDPSFEDMKKVVCVDQQTPVIPGRLFCDPVLSVLAKVMKECWYQSPSARLTALRIKKTLKKLSNSVEKPKLEQ, translated from the exons ATGATGCCGTGTGGCGCTGGTGGCCGGGCGGTGCTGGCACTGATGACCCTGTCCCTCGGCCTCGCCGCCG AGGATCTGCTGTGTGCCTGCGACGTGCCCCACTGCAGCCAGCCCAACTGCACGGGCCAGGTGTGCTTCGTCAGCaagaggaaggaggagggcACCATCACCCAGCACCGGGGCTGCTTCTCCCAGAACGTTCTGGAGCACTGCCACGCGTCCGTCACGGAGCACTACGGCACCAGGTGCTGCAACTTCCACATGTGCAACGCCGAGCTGGAGATCTTCCTGCAAG GTGAAGATGCCCTGGTGAAGACGCCTTCCCTACCCAACCTCCTCCTGCTGATCTTCGtccccctgctctccctcctcatcctcgCGGCGCTCGCGGCGCTCTTCTGCTGGAAGGTGGCGCGGCACCGCCACAAGCACAGTGACTTCGGGGACACCGACCTCATGCTGAAGGCGTCCATGATGGGAGACAGCACCTTAGAG GACCTGCTGAACGACGATTGCACCACGGGCAGCGGTTCCGGGCTGCCTTTCCTTGTCCAGAGGACGGTGGCTCGGCAGATCACCCTCATGGAGTGCGTGG GCAAAGGGCGCTACGGCGAGGTGTGGCGAGGCGTGTGGCACGGGGAGAGCGTGGCCGTGAAGATCTTCTCCTCCCGCGACGAGCAGTCGTGGTTCCGCGAGACGGAGATCTACAACACCGTCCTCCTCCGGCACGACAACATCCTGG GTTTCATCGCCTCTGACATGACGTCCAGGAACTCCAGCACGCAGCTCTGGCTCATCACCCACTACCACGAGAACGGCTCCCTCTACGACTACCTGCAGAGGACGGCCCTGGATGTGGACACCTGCCTGGGCTTGGCCTCCTCCATCATCTGTGGCCTCGTCCACCTCCACGTGGAGATTTTTGGCACGCAGGGCAAGCCTGCCATCGCCCACCGTGACCTGAAGAGCAGGAACATCCTGGTGAAGAGCAACCGGCAGTGCTGCATCGCAGACCTGG GGCTGGCCGTCATGCACTCCCAGGGCAGCGACTACCTGGACATTGGCAACAACCCCCGGGTGGGCACCAAGCGCTACATGGCCCCGGAGGTGCTGAGCGAGCAGATCCGCACCGACTGCTTCGAGTCCTACAAGAAGACGGACATCTGGGCGTACGGGCTGGTGCTCTGGGAGATCACCCGCCGCACGGCGGTGAACG GAACGGTGGAGGAGTACCGGCCGCCCTTCTTCGACGCCGTGCCCAGCGACCCCAGCTTCGAGGACATGAAGAAGGTGGTGTGCGTGGACCAGCAGACCCCCGTAATCCCCGGCCGCCTCTTCTGCGACCCG GTTCTGTCGGTGCTGGCGAAGGTCATGAAGGAGTGTTGGTACCAGAGCCCCTCGGCCCGTCTCACCGCCCTGCGCATTAAAAAGACCTTGAAGAAGCTGAGCAATTCCGTCGAGAAACCAAAACTGGAGCAGTGA
- the ACVRL1 gene encoding activin receptor type-1-like isoform X1: MANILQLSDGSGFWGSGSREGIHHLGDSASLSSRASWSSQNCERMMPCGAGGRAVLALMTLSLGLAAEDLLCACDVPHCSQPNCTGQVCFVSKRKEEGTITQHRGCFSQNVLEHCHASVTEHYGTRCCNFHMCNAELEIFLQGEDALVKTPSLPNLLLLIFVPLLSLLILAALAALFCWKVARHRHKHSDFGDTDLMLKASMMGDSTLEDLLNDDCTTGSGSGLPFLVQRTVARQITLMECVGKGRYGEVWRGVWHGESVAVKIFSSRDEQSWFRETEIYNTVLLRHDNILGFIASDMTSRNSSTQLWLITHYHENGSLYDYLQRTALDVDTCLGLASSIICGLVHLHVEIFGTQGKPAIAHRDLKSRNILVKSNRQCCIADLGLAVMHSQGSDYLDIGNNPRVGTKRYMAPEVLSEQIRTDCFESYKKTDIWAYGLVLWEITRRTAVNGTVEEYRPPFFDAVPSDPSFEDMKKVVCVDQQTPVIPGRLFCDPVLSVLAKVMKECWYQSPSARLTALRIKKTLKKLSNSVEKPKLEQ, from the exons ATGGCAAATATCCTGCAGCTGTCTGATggttcaggattttggggaagtGGCTCCAGGGAAGGAATTCACCACCTGGGAGACTCAGCTTCCCTTTCCAGTCGTGCATCCTGGAGCTCTCAGAACTGCGAGAG GATGATGCCGTGTGGCGCTGGTGGCCGGGCGGTGCTGGCACTGATGACCCTGTCCCTCGGCCTCGCCGCCG AGGATCTGCTGTGTGCCTGCGACGTGCCCCACTGCAGCCAGCCCAACTGCACGGGCCAGGTGTGCTTCGTCAGCaagaggaaggaggagggcACCATCACCCAGCACCGGGGCTGCTTCTCCCAGAACGTTCTGGAGCACTGCCACGCGTCCGTCACGGAGCACTACGGCACCAGGTGCTGCAACTTCCACATGTGCAACGCCGAGCTGGAGATCTTCCTGCAAG GTGAAGATGCCCTGGTGAAGACGCCTTCCCTACCCAACCTCCTCCTGCTGATCTTCGtccccctgctctccctcctcatcctcgCGGCGCTCGCGGCGCTCTTCTGCTGGAAGGTGGCGCGGCACCGCCACAAGCACAGTGACTTCGGGGACACCGACCTCATGCTGAAGGCGTCCATGATGGGAGACAGCACCTTAGAG GACCTGCTGAACGACGATTGCACCACGGGCAGCGGTTCCGGGCTGCCTTTCCTTGTCCAGAGGACGGTGGCTCGGCAGATCACCCTCATGGAGTGCGTGG GCAAAGGGCGCTACGGCGAGGTGTGGCGAGGCGTGTGGCACGGGGAGAGCGTGGCCGTGAAGATCTTCTCCTCCCGCGACGAGCAGTCGTGGTTCCGCGAGACGGAGATCTACAACACCGTCCTCCTCCGGCACGACAACATCCTGG GTTTCATCGCCTCTGACATGACGTCCAGGAACTCCAGCACGCAGCTCTGGCTCATCACCCACTACCACGAGAACGGCTCCCTCTACGACTACCTGCAGAGGACGGCCCTGGATGTGGACACCTGCCTGGGCTTGGCCTCCTCCATCATCTGTGGCCTCGTCCACCTCCACGTGGAGATTTTTGGCACGCAGGGCAAGCCTGCCATCGCCCACCGTGACCTGAAGAGCAGGAACATCCTGGTGAAGAGCAACCGGCAGTGCTGCATCGCAGACCTGG GGCTGGCCGTCATGCACTCCCAGGGCAGCGACTACCTGGACATTGGCAACAACCCCCGGGTGGGCACCAAGCGCTACATGGCCCCGGAGGTGCTGAGCGAGCAGATCCGCACCGACTGCTTCGAGTCCTACAAGAAGACGGACATCTGGGCGTACGGGCTGGTGCTCTGGGAGATCACCCGCCGCACGGCGGTGAACG GAACGGTGGAGGAGTACCGGCCGCCCTTCTTCGACGCCGTGCCCAGCGACCCCAGCTTCGAGGACATGAAGAAGGTGGTGTGCGTGGACCAGCAGACCCCCGTAATCCCCGGCCGCCTCTTCTGCGACCCG GTTCTGTCGGTGCTGGCGAAGGTCATGAAGGAGTGTTGGTACCAGAGCCCCTCGGCCCGTCTCACCGCCCTGCGCATTAAAAAGACCTTGAAGAAGCTGAGCAATTCCGTCGAGAAACCAAAACTGGAGCAGTGA